From Caballeronia insecticola, a single genomic window includes:
- a CDS encoding aldo/keto reductase produces the protein MSNPKLVVSLPTGETIPKLGQGTWEMGERPNARKSEIAALREGVELGMTLIDTAEMYGDGESEKLIAEALGGVRDELFIVSKVYPHNGSERGVQAACERSLKRLKTDRIDLYLLHWRGGEDLEGVVAGFGKLQRDGKIRHWGVSNFDTDDLEELFSIDGGDACATDQILYNVARRGPEFDLLPWLRERRMPAMAYSPVDHARLPRGGALEKIAAARGVSAFQVALAWVLQQPEVFAIPKAADVAHVRENRAALDLHLSADDLTEIDQQFRPPKSKRSLEML, from the coding sequence ATGTCGAACCCGAAACTCGTCGTCAGTCTGCCGACAGGCGAAACTATCCCGAAGCTCGGTCAGGGCACGTGGGAAATGGGCGAGCGCCCGAACGCGCGCAAGAGCGAGATCGCCGCATTGCGCGAGGGCGTCGAACTCGGCATGACGCTCATCGATACCGCCGAAATGTACGGCGACGGCGAGAGCGAGAAACTCATCGCCGAGGCGCTGGGCGGCGTGCGCGATGAGCTTTTCATCGTGAGCAAGGTGTATCCGCACAACGGCAGCGAGCGCGGCGTGCAGGCCGCATGCGAGCGCAGCCTGAAGCGCCTGAAGACCGATCGCATCGATCTTTATTTGCTGCACTGGCGCGGCGGCGAGGATCTGGAAGGCGTGGTCGCGGGCTTCGGCAAATTGCAGCGCGACGGCAAGATTCGCCATTGGGGCGTGAGCAACTTCGACACTGACGACCTCGAAGAACTCTTTTCGATCGACGGCGGCGACGCCTGCGCAACCGACCAGATTCTCTACAACGTCGCGCGACGCGGCCCGGAGTTCGACTTGCTGCCGTGGCTGCGCGAGCGCCGCATGCCCGCGATGGCCTATAGCCCGGTCGATCACGCGCGTCTGCCGCGCGGCGGCGCGCTCGAAAAGATTGCGGCGGCGCGCGGCGTGTCGGCGTTTCAGGTGGCGCTCGCGTGGGTGCTGCAACAGCCCGAAGTGTTCGCGATTCCAAAGGCCGCCGACGTCGCGCACGTGCGAGAGAACCGCGCGGCGCTCGATCTTCACCTGTCCGCCGACGACCTCACGGAGATCGATCAGCAGTTCAGGCCGCCGAAGTCGAAGCGATCGCTCGAAATGCTTTGA
- a CDS encoding dipeptide ABC transporter ATP-binding protein yields the protein MNGPPPSPFPTFGAAKGDQADALTIVGLTVAYRSRGREREVLQDVTLRVRRGEAYGLVGESGCGKSTAALAVLRYLPRNGRVKAGKIAIGGRDVAALDADALRGMRANAVSMVYQDPGRALNPSLTIARQVSEAFEVTGASADDALARTIDMLRRVRIASPERVMESYPHQLSGGMQQRVVIAMALACNPELLILDEPTTGLDATVEAEVLDLIAQLRAELGTAVLFISHNLAVIGRMCDRVGVLYAGKLVEEGTTADVFAQPRHPYTVGLLRCLPRAGRGKETGRLDTIPGSLPLPGSIAQGCIFAPRCKLADERCLKEAPPPYRVASAHGDQMARCHYHERAQTLPRSTEEAPLPLAADASAPLALSARNLSKTFRVGDEEVRAVHDVSLDLVQGETLGLVGESGSGKTTLAKLLLGLVSPDKGATLELDGANLPERVTQRSDEQVKSLQIVFQNPDSALNRAHSVRRLITRSLSKLASLHGDAKEKRLHTLTEAVRLPERYLGSRTRHLSGGLKQRVAIARAFAGDPRVVVCDEPTSALDVSVQAAILNLLADLQRERRVSYVFISHDLHVVRYLSDRIAVLYLGRIMEIGRASDIFDGPQHPYTEALLSSVPSLDGTHAKRIRLSGELPSAANPPSGCVFHTRCPRKIGEICETETPPCRHAGDAGHEHAIHCHIPIDELRALQRPAS from the coding sequence ATGAACGGACCGCCGCCATCGCCATTTCCCACCTTCGGCGCCGCGAAAGGCGATCAGGCCGATGCGCTGACGATCGTCGGCCTGACGGTTGCCTACCGCTCGCGCGGACGCGAGCGCGAAGTGCTGCAGGACGTCACGTTGCGCGTGCGGCGCGGCGAGGCGTACGGGCTTGTCGGCGAATCGGGCTGCGGCAAGTCGACGGCGGCGCTCGCGGTGCTGCGCTATCTGCCGCGCAACGGCCGCGTGAAGGCGGGCAAGATTGCGATCGGCGGCCGCGACGTCGCCGCGCTCGACGCCGACGCCTTGCGCGGCATGCGCGCGAACGCCGTGTCGATGGTCTATCAGGATCCGGGGCGCGCGCTCAATCCGTCGCTGACGATCGCGCGGCAAGTGTCCGAAGCGTTCGAAGTCACGGGCGCTTCCGCCGACGACGCGCTCGCCCGCACCATCGACATGCTCAGACGCGTGCGCATCGCCTCGCCCGAGCGCGTGATGGAGAGTTATCCGCATCAGTTGTCGGGCGGCATGCAGCAGCGTGTCGTCATCGCGATGGCGCTCGCGTGCAATCCCGAACTGCTGATCCTCGACGAACCGACGACCGGGCTCGACGCCACCGTCGAAGCCGAGGTGCTCGACCTGATCGCGCAACTGCGCGCGGAACTCGGCACGGCCGTGCTCTTCATCAGCCACAACCTCGCGGTGATCGGGCGCATGTGCGATCGCGTGGGCGTGCTGTACGCGGGAAAGCTGGTCGAAGAAGGCACGACCGCCGATGTCTTCGCGCAGCCGCGTCATCCGTACACGGTCGGTCTGCTGCGCTGTCTGCCGCGCGCGGGCCGCGGCAAGGAAACCGGCCGCCTCGACACGATTCCCGGCTCGCTGCCGCTGCCGGGGTCGATTGCGCAGGGCTGCATCTTCGCGCCGCGCTGCAAGCTCGCCGACGAGCGCTGCCTGAAAGAAGCGCCGCCGCCGTATCGCGTGGCGTCGGCGCACGGCGACCAGATGGCACGCTGCCATTATCACGAACGCGCGCAGACGCTACCGCGCTCGACCGAGGAAGCGCCGCTTCCGCTTGCCGCCGACGCCAGTGCGCCGCTCGCGCTTTCGGCGCGCAATCTCTCGAAGACATTCCGCGTCGGCGACGAAGAAGTGCGCGCCGTCCACGACGTCTCGCTCGATCTCGTGCAGGGCGAGACGCTCGGGCTCGTCGGCGAATCGGGCAGCGGCAAGACGACGCTCGCCAAGCTGCTGCTGGGCCTCGTGTCGCCCGACAAAGGCGCGACGCTCGAACTCGACGGCGCGAACCTGCCCGAACGCGTGACTCAGCGTAGCGACGAGCAAGTGAAGTCGCTGCAGATCGTGTTTCAGAATCCGGATTCCGCGCTGAATCGCGCGCATTCGGTGCGGCGGCTGATCACGCGGTCGCTGTCGAAGCTGGCCTCGCTGCATGGCGACGCGAAGGAAAAGCGCCTGCATACGCTGACCGAAGCCGTGCGTCTGCCGGAACGCTATCTGGGCTCGCGCACGCGGCATCTGTCGGGCGGACTCAAGCAGCGCGTGGCGATTGCGCGCGCCTTCGCGGGCGACCCGCGCGTCGTGGTCTGCGACGAACCGACATCCGCGCTCGATGTTTCCGTGCAGGCCGCGATCCTCAATCTGCTCGCCGACCTCCAGCGCGAACGCCGCGTCTCCTATGTGTTCATCTCGCACGATCTGCATGTCGTGCGCTATCTGTCGGACCGTATCGCCGTGCTGTATCTCGGGCGCATCATGGAGATCGGCCGTGCGAGCGATATCTTCGACGGCCCGCAGCATCCGTACACCGAAGCGCTGTTGTCCTCGGTGCCGTCGCTCGACGGCACGCATGCGAAGCGTATCCGTCTGTCGGGCGAGTTGCCGAGCGCGGCGAATCCGCCTTCGGGCTGCGTGTTTCACACGCGCTGTCCGCGCAAGATCGGCGAGATTTGCGAGACCGAAACGCCGCCTTGCCGCCACGCCGGCGACGCCGGCCACGAACACGCGATTCATTGCCACATTCCCATCGACGAACTGCGCGCGCTGCAACGTCCGGCAAGCTGA
- a CDS encoding ABC transporter permease produces the protein MSTPALAQPRQKRFEALGALARSATFDLGVLILLFWVVCALFGHWLVPLDPYASDPLNSLGPPSADHWFGTDQLGRDVFARVIVGSRDILTIAPLATLLGTAAGTAIGLVLGYFDGWVDAVIGRAIDALLALPLVIVALLALAAVGASNTTVILVIGLTFAPITARTVRAAVLGERHLDYVLAAQLRGENALYIMFAEILPNVLPPIIVEATVRLGYAIFAVATLSFLGFGIQPPSADWGLALSESYTLMAGGAWWTVVFDAAAIASLVIAVNLVADAVQGVLDR, from the coding sequence ATGAGCACGCCCGCACTCGCGCAGCCCCGGCAAAAGCGCTTCGAGGCGCTCGGCGCGCTCGCGCGCTCGGCCACCTTCGATCTCGGCGTGCTGATTCTGCTCTTCTGGGTCGTGTGCGCGCTCTTCGGGCACTGGCTCGTGCCGCTCGATCCTTACGCGTCCGATCCGCTCAATTCGCTGGGGCCTCCTTCCGCCGATCACTGGTTCGGCACCGACCAGCTCGGCCGCGACGTATTCGCGCGCGTGATTGTCGGTTCGCGCGACATTCTCACCATCGCGCCGCTCGCGACGCTGCTCGGCACCGCGGCGGGCACGGCGATCGGATTGGTGCTCGGCTATTTCGACGGCTGGGTCGATGCCGTGATCGGCCGCGCAATCGATGCGCTGCTCGCCCTGCCGCTCGTGATCGTCGCGCTGCTCGCGCTGGCGGCCGTCGGCGCGAGCAACACGACGGTGATTCTCGTCATCGGCCTTACCTTCGCGCCGATCACCGCGCGCACGGTGCGCGCCGCCGTGCTGGGCGAGCGCCATCTCGATTACGTGCTCGCGGCGCAATTGCGCGGCGAAAACGCGCTCTACATCATGTTCGCGGAGATTCTGCCGAACGTGCTGCCGCCGATCATCGTCGAGGCGACGGTGCGGCTCGGCTACGCGATCTTCGCGGTCGCGACGCTCTCGTTCCTCGGCTTCGGCATTCAGCCGCCGTCCGCCGACTGGGGCCTCGCGCTGTCCGAAAGCTACACGCTGATGGCGGGCGGCGCATGGTGGACCGTCGTGTTCGACGCCGCCGCGATCGCCTCGCTCGTGATCGCGGTGAATCTCGTCGCGGATGCGGTGCAAGGAGTGCTCGACCGATGA
- a CDS encoding ABC transporter permease produces the protein MSTLTPTAHVADFAKTKRIVRFIGVRVLLALITLWLLSMIVFAGGQLLPGDVGRAILGPLADARAVAALNHQLGVDRPLLTQYAGWISHFLRGDMGESYAFRAPVAPFIGNALWASAKLGALAFVVVVPLGIAGGVYAALHAGRWIDRLISIGGLTATVVPEFVSSIVLILIFGVWLQWLPIEATAPADAGILTQLKHLILPVLPLVFVFFGYIARMARAGTVEALDADYTRTAILKGLPQRVVILRHVLRNALLPTITVAATQLGYMIGGLVVVETLFHYQGIGSLIYTAARGKDFPMLEAGVLTIGVIYTAANLIADALYVVLNPRLRTTDSSGDAR, from the coding sequence ATGAGCACGCTCACGCCGACGGCGCACGTCGCCGACTTCGCCAAAACGAAACGCATCGTGCGCTTCATCGGCGTGCGCGTATTGCTCGCGCTGATCACGCTGTGGCTCTTGTCGATGATCGTCTTCGCTGGCGGCCAGCTTCTGCCCGGCGACGTGGGCCGCGCGATCTTGGGTCCGCTCGCGGACGCGCGCGCGGTCGCGGCGCTCAATCATCAGTTGGGAGTGGACCGGCCGCTCCTCACGCAATACGCGGGCTGGATCAGCCATTTCCTGCGCGGCGACATGGGCGAGTCTTACGCGTTCCGCGCGCCAGTTGCGCCGTTTATCGGCAACGCGCTGTGGGCGTCGGCGAAGCTCGGCGCGCTCGCGTTCGTCGTCGTGGTGCCGCTCGGCATTGCGGGCGGCGTGTACGCGGCGCTGCACGCGGGACGCTGGATCGACCGGCTCATCAGCATCGGCGGACTGACGGCGACGGTCGTGCCGGAATTCGTCTCGTCGATCGTGCTGATCCTGATTTTCGGCGTGTGGCTGCAATGGCTGCCGATCGAGGCGACCGCGCCCGCCGACGCGGGCATCCTCACGCAACTCAAGCATCTGATCCTGCCAGTGCTGCCGCTCGTATTCGTGTTCTTCGGCTATATCGCGCGGATGGCGCGCGCGGGCACCGTCGAGGCGCTCGACGCCGACTACACCCGCACCGCGATTCTCAAGGGCCTGCCGCAGCGCGTCGTGATCCTGCGGCATGTGCTGCGCAACGCGCTGCTGCCGACCATCACCGTCGCAGCGACGCAGCTCGGTTACATGATCGGCGGACTCGTGGTTGTCGAGACGCTGTTCCACTATCAGGGCATCGGCTCGCTGATCTACACCGCCGCGCGCGGCAAGGACTTTCCGATGCTCGAAGCCGGCGTGCTGACCATCGGCGTGATTTATACGGCGGCAAATTTGATCGCGGATGCGTTGTACGTCGTGCTTAATCCGCGCCTGCGCACCACCGATTCGAGCGGAGACGCGCGATGA
- a CDS encoding ABC transporter substrate-binding protein, translating to MKKPSTDAYLLETARAHAGELGNHAIDEFRAGRLTRRELLRHASVLGFALSAGSIFGMPAARAQSAGKPGGTIRVAHLMPAGAVDPLTVTDAAGLALINQTGEFLIDDDSEHLALRPALALSWSSNAKGDVWTFKLRPNVKFHDGQTMTAKDVVATFNRLSDPGTGSAALSVLKGVLSKDSAKATDDHTVEFHLDAPNGNFPYYVSSNTYNAVILPANFTGPYEKTFMGTGALKLEKYTPKVGASFVRNPDYWGEKSLPDRVSFSFYADQQAQLLAMQGRQADVMGDFTVQGGVSMLTNPQFKVLGTKSSSHRQIHMRCDMGAFKDKRVRQALALAIDREVIVKGLFRGRAQVGNDSPFAPVFPSSDLTVPQRKIDIAKAKQLMSEAGVANGFDVTLTTEKYMEIPDLAVVVQNAAKAVGIRITLKVESQDLYYGSGTFGKSDWLDSPLGITDYGHRGVPNVFLNAPLTSGGTWNAAHFKNAEYDKLVAQFVAALDVASQKKLSGQIQRLLLDETPVVIPYFYDQLIVTRASVSGVRFNAISQMWFDRATVGT from the coding sequence ATGAAAAAACCTTCGACCGACGCGTATCTCTTAGAAACGGCCCGCGCACACGCAGGCGAACTGGGCAATCACGCGATCGACGAGTTCAGGGCCGGCCGCCTCACGCGCCGCGAGTTGCTGCGCCATGCGAGCGTGCTCGGTTTCGCGCTGAGCGCAGGCAGCATCTTCGGCATGCCGGCCGCGCGCGCGCAGAGCGCGGGCAAGCCCGGCGGCACGATCCGCGTGGCGCATCTGATGCCCGCGGGCGCCGTCGATCCGCTCACGGTGACCGACGCGGCAGGTCTCGCGCTCATCAACCAGACCGGCGAATTCCTGATCGACGACGACAGCGAGCATCTCGCCCTGCGGCCCGCGCTCGCGCTGTCGTGGTCGTCGAATGCGAAGGGCGATGTCTGGACTTTCAAGCTGCGCCCGAACGTGAAGTTCCACGACGGCCAGACGATGACCGCGAAGGACGTCGTCGCCACGTTCAATCGTCTGTCCGATCCGGGCACGGGCTCGGCTGCGCTGTCGGTGCTCAAGGGCGTGCTGTCGAAAGATTCGGCGAAGGCCACCGACGATCACACCGTCGAGTTTCATCTCGATGCGCCCAACGGCAATTTCCCGTATTACGTTTCCTCGAATACGTATAACGCGGTGATTCTGCCCGCGAACTTCACCGGCCCCTACGAAAAGACTTTCATGGGCACGGGCGCGCTCAAGCTCGAAAAGTACACGCCGAAAGTCGGCGCGTCGTTCGTGCGCAATCCGGATTACTGGGGCGAAAAGTCGCTGCCCGATCGCGTGAGCTTCTCCTTCTACGCGGATCAGCAGGCGCAACTGCTCGCGATGCAGGGCCGCCAGGCCGACGTCATGGGCGACTTTACCGTCCAGGGCGGCGTCTCCATGCTGACGAATCCGCAGTTCAAAGTGCTCGGCACGAAGTCGAGCTCGCACCGGCAAATCCACATGCGCTGCGATATGGGCGCGTTTAAGGACAAACGCGTGCGACAGGCGCTGGCGCTCGCGATCGACCGTGAGGTCATCGTCAAGGGGTTGTTCCGCGGCCGCGCGCAGGTCGGCAACGATAGCCCGTTCGCACCGGTGTTTCCGTCGAGCGATCTCACCGTGCCGCAACGCAAGATCGACATCGCGAAGGCGAAGCAGCTGATGAGCGAAGCGGGCGTCGCGAACGGCTTCGACGTCACGCTCACGACCGAGAAATACATGGAGATTCCCGATCTCGCGGTCGTCGTGCAGAACGCGGCGAAGGCGGTCGGCATTCGCATCACGCTCAAGGTGGAGAGTCAGGATCTCTATTACGGCTCGGGCACGTTCGGCAAGTCGGACTGGCTCGATTCGCCGCTCGGCATCACGGATTACGGGCATCGCGGCGTGCCGAACGTATTTCTCAACGCACCGCTCACGAGCGGCGGCACGTGGAACGCGGCGCACTTCAAGAACGCCGAATACGACAAGCTCGTTGCGCAGTTCGTCGCCGCGCTCGATGTCGCCTCGCAGAAAAAGCTGTCCGGCCAGATCCAGCGCCTCTTGCTCGACGAAACGCCGGTCGTGATCCCCTACTTCTACGACCAGCTGATCGTCACGCGCGCCAGCGTCTCCGGCGTGCGCTTCAACGCGATCTCGCAGATGTGGTTCGACCGCGCGACGGTGGGAACCTGA
- a CDS encoding cupin domain-containing protein — MSDPHQIDWREHGVKVIKGDQLDTNTAQTPGMNRAAAINAARVGAQKIWAGTVTIHPNAKTGAHHHGALESVIYIVRGQARMRWGEHLEFTAEAGPGDFIFVPPYVPHQEINASTDDPLECVLVRSDNEAVVVNLNIDAVETPEEVFWVDPIHKHPHDH; from the coding sequence ATGAGCGACCCACATCAAATCGATTGGCGCGAACACGGCGTCAAGGTCATCAAGGGCGATCAGCTCGACACCAACACGGCACAGACGCCGGGCATGAACCGCGCGGCCGCGATCAACGCGGCGCGCGTCGGCGCGCAGAAAATCTGGGCCGGCACCGTCACGATCCATCCGAATGCGAAGACCGGCGCGCATCATCACGGCGCGCTCGAAAGCGTGATCTATATCGTGCGCGGCCAGGCGCGCATGCGCTGGGGCGAGCACCTCGAATTCACCGCCGAGGCCGGTCCCGGCGACTTCATCTTCGTGCCGCCCTACGTGCCGCATCAGGAAATCAACGCCAGCACGGATGACCCGCTCGAATGCGTGCTCGTGCGCAGCGACAACGAAGCGGTCGTGGTGAATCTGAATATCGATGCCGTGGAGACGCCCGAGGAAGTGTTCTGGGTCGATCCGATCCACAAGCATCCGCACGATCACTGA
- the fusA gene encoding elongation factor G, translating into MPRKTPIERYRNIGISAHIDAGKTTTTERILFYTGVTHKIGEVHDGAATMDWMEQEQERGITITSAATTAFWKGMAGNYPEHRINIIDTPGHVDFTIEVERSMRVLDGACMVYDSVGGVQPQSETVWRQANKYKVPRIAFVNKMDRVGADFFRVQRQIGERLKGVAVPIQIPIGAEEHFQGVVDLVKMKAILWDEDSQGIKFAYEEIPDNLKELAHEWRGKMIEAAAESSEELLEKYLEDHESLTEDEIKAALRQRTIANEIVPMLCGSAFKNKGVQAMLDAVIDYLPSPVDVPAILGHTEDDQEAERHPSDDEPFSALAFKIMTDPFVGQLIFFRTYSGVVNSGDTVYNPVKEKKERLGRILQMHANERKEIKEVRAGDIAAAVGLKEATTGDTLCDPNHVIILERMIFPEPVISQAVEPKTKADQEKMGIALNRLAQEDPSFRVTSDEESGQTIISGMGELHLEILVDRMKREFGVEATVGKPQVAYRETVRNKVEDVEGKFVKQSGGRGQYGHAVIALEPDPGKGYEFVDQIKGGVIPREFIPAVDKGIQETLKAGVLAGYPVVDVKVRLTFGSYHDVDSNENAFRMAGSIAFKEAMRKAKPVLLEPMMAVEVETPEDFMGNVMGDLSGRRGIVQGMEDIAGGGGKLVRAEVPLAEMFGYSTSLRSLTQGRATYTMEFKHYAETPSNVSEAIINSKGK; encoded by the coding sequence GTGCCCCGCAAGACTCCCATCGAGCGCTATCGGAATATCGGGATCAGCGCTCACATCGATGCCGGCAAGACCACGACTACAGAGCGCATCCTTTTCTACACCGGCGTGACGCACAAGATCGGCGAGGTTCACGACGGCGCGGCCACGATGGACTGGATGGAGCAGGAGCAAGAACGCGGCATCACGATCACGTCGGCGGCGACGACCGCCTTCTGGAAGGGCATGGCCGGCAACTATCCCGAGCATCGCATCAATATCATCGATACGCCGGGACACGTCGACTTCACCATCGAAGTCGAACGCTCGATGCGCGTGCTCGACGGCGCCTGCATGGTCTACGACTCCGTCGGCGGCGTGCAGCCGCAGTCCGAAACCGTGTGGCGTCAGGCGAACAAGTACAAGGTGCCGCGCATTGCGTTCGTCAACAAGATGGACCGCGTGGGCGCCGACTTCTTCCGCGTGCAGCGGCAGATCGGCGAGCGTCTGAAGGGCGTCGCGGTGCCGATCCAGATTCCGATCGGCGCGGAAGAGCACTTTCAGGGCGTGGTCGATCTCGTCAAGATGAAGGCGATTCTCTGGGATGAAGACAGCCAGGGCATCAAGTTCGCCTACGAGGAGATTCCCGACAACCTCAAGGAACTCGCGCACGAATGGCGCGGAAAGATGATCGAGGCGGCGGCGGAATCGAGCGAGGAATTGCTCGAAAAGTATCTGGAAGACCACGAAAGTCTGACGGAGGACGAGATCAAGGCGGCGCTCAGACAGCGCACCATCGCCAACGAAATCGTGCCGATGCTGTGCGGCAGCGCGTTCAAGAACAAGGGCGTGCAGGCGATGCTGGACGCCGTGATCGACTATCTGCCCTCGCCCGTCGACGTGCCCGCGATTCTCGGCCACACGGAAGACGACCAGGAAGCGGAACGTCATCCGAGCGACGACGAACCGTTCTCCGCGCTCGCCTTCAAGATCATGACCGATCCGTTCGTCGGCCAGCTGATCTTCTTCCGCACGTATTCGGGCGTGGTGAATTCCGGCGACACGGTCTACAACCCGGTCAAGGAAAAGAAGGAGCGCCTGGGCCGGATTCTGCAAATGCACGCGAACGAGCGCAAGGAAATCAAGGAAGTGCGCGCGGGCGACATCGCGGCGGCGGTCGGTCTGAAGGAGGCGACGACCGGCGACACGCTGTGCGATCCGAATCACGTCATCATTCTCGAACGGATGATCTTCCCTGAACCGGTGATCTCGCAGGCCGTCGAGCCGAAGACCAAGGCGGATCAGGAGAAGATGGGCATCGCGCTCAACCGGCTTGCGCAGGAAGATCCGTCGTTCCGTGTCACGAGCGACGAGGAATCCGGCCAGACGATCATCTCCGGCATGGGCGAGCTGCACCTCGAAATTCTCGTCGACCGGATGAAGCGCGAATTCGGCGTGGAAGCGACGGTCGGCAAGCCGCAGGTCGCATATCGCGAGACGGTGCGCAACAAGGTGGAGGACGTCGAAGGCAAGTTCGTCAAGCAGTCCGGCGGACGCGGCCAGTACGGTCATGCGGTGATCGCGCTGGAGCCGGACCCGGGCAAGGGCTATGAGTTCGTCGACCAGATCAAGGGCGGCGTGATTCCGCGCGAGTTCATCCCGGCGGTGGACAAGGGCATTCAGGAGACGCTGAAGGCAGGCGTGCTGGCGGGTTATCCGGTCGTCGACGTGAAGGTGCGGCTGACCTTCGGTTCGTACCACGACGTCGACTCGAACGAAAACGCGTTCCGCATGGCCGGTTCGATCGCCTTCAAGGAAGCGATGCGGAAGGCGAAACCCGTGCTGCTCGAACCGATGATGGCCGTCGAAGTCGAGACGCCCGAGGATTTCATGGGCAACGTGATGGGCGATCTGTCGGGGCGACGCGGCATCGTGCAGGGCATGGAAGATATCGCGGGCGGCGGCGGCAAGCTGGTGCGCGCGGAAGTGCCGCTCGCCGAGATGTTCGGCTACTCCACGTCGCTGCGTTCGCTGACGCAAGGCCGCGCCACCTACACGATGGAGTTCAAGCACTACGCGGAGACGCCGAGCAACGTGTCGGAGGCGATCATCAATTCGAAGGGGAAGTGA
- a CDS encoding DUF192 domain-containing protein: protein MSPFASTRSISRSRFAAVVRACVIAAVLPFAALPLAQAQTMPPGAKQPSDFPRAKLTAGMYVIDAAVAANDADREQGLMYRSKLGANEGMLFVFNENAVHCFWMKNTLIPLSIAFIRADGTITDIDEMQAETENNHCPRNNGVYALEMPKGWFAAKGIKPGTQIKGLPSAQ, encoded by the coding sequence ATGTCCCCATTCGCTTCGACTCGTTCGATCTCGCGTTCACGCTTTGCCGCCGTGGTTCGCGCGTGCGTGATCGCCGCAGTGCTGCCGTTCGCGGCGCTCCCGCTCGCGCAGGCGCAGACCATGCCGCCGGGCGCCAAGCAGCCGTCCGACTTTCCGCGCGCGAAACTCACGGCGGGCATGTACGTGATCGACGCCGCCGTCGCCGCGAACGATGCCGATCGCGAGCAAGGTCTCATGTATCGCTCGAAACTCGGCGCCAACGAAGGCATGCTCTTCGTGTTCAACGAGAACGCCGTGCACTGCTTCTGGATGAAAAACACGCTGATTCCGCTGTCGATCGCGTTTATCCGCGCCGACGGCACGATCACCGACATCGACGAGATGCAGGCCGAGACGGAAAACAATCACTGCCCGCGCAACAACGGCGTGTACGCGCTCGAAATGCCGAAAGGCTGGTTCGCGGCGAAGGGCATCAAGCCGGGCACGCAGATCAAGGGCTTGCCGTCCGCTCAGTGA
- a CDS encoding pseudouridine synthase, which translates to MPLIALNKPFGTICQFSAHETRASLGDWVKTPGVYPAGRLDADSEGLLLLTDDGALQARIAEPRHKLVKRYWAQVEGAPDDAVLAHLAKGIDLGDYVTRPCRTAFVAAEQIEALWPRNPPIRYRAAIPTTWIELAITEGKNRQVRRMTAAAGFPTLRLVRVAVGALDLFALGLAPGESLEVSPRAPWQRLG; encoded by the coding sequence ATGCCACTCATCGCTCTCAACAAACCGTTCGGCACGATCTGCCAATTCTCGGCGCACGAGACGCGCGCGTCGCTCGGCGACTGGGTGAAGACGCCGGGCGTGTATCCGGCAGGCAGACTTGACGCCGACAGCGAAGGCCTGCTGCTCCTCACCGACGACGGCGCGCTGCAGGCCCGCATCGCCGAGCCGCGCCATAAGCTCGTCAAGCGATACTGGGCGCAAGTCGAAGGCGCACCCGACGATGCCGTGCTCGCGCACCTCGCGAAAGGCATCGATCTCGGCGACTATGTGACGCGCCCGTGCCGCACCGCGTTCGTCGCGGCGGAGCAGATCGAAGCGCTCTGGCCGCGCAATCCGCCGATCCGCTATCGCGCCGCGATCCCGACGACCTGGATCGAACTCGCCATCACCGAAGGCAAGAACCGGCAGGTCAGGCGCATGACGGCGGCCGCCGGATTCCCGACCTTGCGGCTCGTGCGCGTGGCGGTCGGCGCGCTCGACCTCTTCGCTCTCGGACTCGCGCCGGGCGAATCGCTCGAAGTGTCGCCGCGTGCGCCGTGGCAACGTCTAGGATGA